The following are encoded together in the Thalassolituus oleivorans MIL-1 genome:
- the ggpS gene encoding glucosylglycerol-phosphate synthase encodes MLLATDLDGTFLAGDAAQRQQLYQLIAAHPNIDLVFVTGRGLESVLPLLADTMIPQPDYIICDVGCTIVNGHTLQPVFEVQSPIEDMWPGEHKIEEAIAHIAGLTRQDVPQERRCSYFCEEGAVTEELSEIAATLNCDVLYSAGLYLDFLPKGINKGATLTALINHLELNSEDVMVAGDTLNDLSMYEHDFIGVCVGESEAGLLEATRSRARVYHALEPGCGGILEAISHFGFLGEEGISAEVREPATPGQSDLVMVYHRLPYEEYIEDGIQKRRRPTSPNGIIPTLMSFFADGKKGSWVAWSIHDPKLGEFESHTEVDVDKYPNLVAARVGLSKRDVDIFYKKFSKEAFWPTLHTFWERATFREDHWEVFKDVNRRFAERTSEEAAEGATVWIHDYNLWMVPAYLRELRPDLNIAFFHHTYFPSADVFNVLPWRREIVGSLLQCDYIGFHIPRQAENFVDVARGVTPIDVKEKVGCAPRFVTYGCAVGLDEMTTEIEVNNRRIRLGAHPVGLDLNRVSDALEDPVIQNRMTELREELSGTKLVLSVERLDYTKGIPAKLQAFEKLLEDHPELHGKVTLVTVCVPAAKEMTVYKKLQIEIEQAVGRINGRYADVGWTPVQFFFRAVPFEQLVAYYAMADVMWITPLRDGLNLVAKEYVATQGKIEGSGVLVLSEFAGAAAEVRGAMLTNPHDPAEMAETCYLALAMNRDEARSRMREAYEIVSHYDIEHWGNEFLAAVKGKANHKTRLVKVA; translated from the coding sequence ATGCTATTAGCTACCGATCTTGATGGAACCTTCCTCGCGGGCGACGCTGCCCAGCGTCAACAGCTGTACCAATTAATCGCAGCGCATCCGAACATTGATTTGGTCTTTGTTACCGGACGTGGTTTGGAGTCTGTGCTGCCACTGCTCGCCGATACTATGATCCCTCAGCCTGATTATATTATTTGTGACGTCGGCTGCACGATCGTTAATGGTCATACTTTGCAGCCCGTATTTGAGGTACAAAGCCCCATTGAAGATATGTGGCCAGGCGAACACAAAATTGAAGAGGCGATCGCTCATATTGCCGGTTTAACGCGTCAAGATGTTCCGCAAGAGCGTCGTTGTTCATATTTTTGCGAAGAGGGTGCAGTCACCGAAGAATTAAGTGAAATCGCCGCAACACTTAACTGCGATGTACTTTATTCGGCGGGTTTGTATTTGGATTTTCTTCCCAAAGGCATTAACAAAGGCGCGACACTAACTGCTCTCATTAATCACCTCGAATTAAATAGCGAAGATGTGATGGTTGCTGGTGATACATTGAATGATTTATCTATGTATGAGCACGATTTTATCGGTGTGTGTGTGGGGGAATCGGAAGCTGGATTGCTAGAAGCTACTCGTAGCCGTGCTCGTGTGTATCATGCATTGGAACCCGGTTGCGGTGGCATCTTGGAGGCCATTAGTCACTTTGGTTTTTTAGGCGAAGAGGGCATCAGTGCTGAGGTGCGCGAGCCAGCAACGCCGGGGCAATCTGATTTGGTCATGGTTTATCACCGCTTGCCATATGAAGAATATATTGAAGATGGTATTCAAAAGCGTCGTCGTCCGACCTCTCCTAACGGCATTATTCCTACGTTAATGAGTTTTTTCGCCGATGGAAAAAAGGGATCTTGGGTGGCATGGTCGATTCATGATCCAAAGTTAGGTGAATTCGAGAGTCATACTGAGGTCGATGTTGATAAGTATCCGAATCTAGTCGCAGCGCGGGTGGGCTTGAGTAAGCGTGATGTTGATATCTTCTATAAGAAATTCTCGAAAGAAGCTTTCTGGCCAACCTTGCATACTTTCTGGGAACGAGCGACTTTTCGAGAAGATCATTGGGAGGTGTTTAAAGACGTTAATCGTCGTTTTGCTGAGCGCACCAGTGAAGAAGCCGCTGAAGGCGCTACCGTATGGATTCACGATTACAACTTATGGATGGTGCCAGCCTATTTGCGCGAATTACGTCCAGATTTAAACATCGCATTTTTTCATCACACGTATTTTCCATCTGCAGATGTATTTAATGTTCTGCCATGGCGTCGCGAGATAGTGGGGAGCTTGTTGCAATGTGATTATATTGGCTTTCATATTCCACGTCAGGCTGAAAATTTTGTCGACGTTGCTCGTGGTGTCACCCCCATTGATGTGAAAGAAAAAGTGGGTTGTGCTCCTCGCTTTGTAACTTATGGCTGTGCCGTCGGTTTGGATGAAATGACGACCGAAATCGAAGTGAATAATCGCCGTATTCGTTTGGGCGCTCACCCAGTGGGATTAGATTTAAATCGAGTTTCAGATGCGTTAGAAGATCCTGTTATTCAGAACCGCATGACGGAGCTGCGTGAAGAGTTAAGTGGCACTAAGTTAGTCTTGTCGGTTGAGCGCTTGGATTACACCAAAGGGATTCCTGCTAAGCTTCAAGCCTTTGAAAAACTGTTGGAAGATCACCCTGAGTTGCACGGTAAAGTCACGCTTGTCACTGTCTGTGTGCCGGCAGCAAAAGAAATGACGGTGTATAAAAAACTTCAGATAGAAATAGAACAGGCGGTTGGTCGTATTAATGGTCGCTATGCCGATGTTGGCTGGACTCCAGTGCAATTTTTCTTCCGCGCTGTACCGTTTGAGCAGTTAGTGGCTTATTACGCTATGGCGGATGTCATGTGGATTACGCCGTTGCGCGATGGTTTAAACTTGGTTGCTAAGGAGTACGTTGCGACCCAAGGTAAGATTGAGGGTAGTGGTGTACTGGTATTATCTGAGTTCGCAGGTGCGGCGGCAGAAGTGCGCGGAGCCATGTTAACGAATCCACATGATCCCGCGGAAATGGCCGAGACTTGTTATTTGGCACTAGCAATGAATCGTGACGAAGCGCGGAGTCGTATGCGCGAGGCTTACGAAATTGTGAGCCATTATGATATCGAGCATTGGGGGAATGAGTTTTTGGCGGCAGTAAAGGGTAAAGCTAACCATAAAACACGTTTAGTAAAAGTTGCTTAG
- a CDS encoding DMT family transporter has translation MSSNAHLWLLIVLSTLFWGSNFNAAHEVANIVPPLTAAAERFATALLLFWGFRWWTGKAESQLQWRDALTLVPLGLLGVFGFNYAFFIALHTTSPLNAALIMALAPLISVLLSVFLLGSKINRQQALGIVIAFIGVSLVITGGNFAQLQIAVGDLWMLGACFVWSLYSVGSKRYAPHIPSMQFARWTVSIGAVALITLALIVEQPLHTIPQLSLKSHAVLLYMSIFGSVLAYIFWLKGVQEIGPDKSAIAFNFVPVFTLLVSLILGVYPDGIQISGLVLVLAGVLAFNGVLAKIVTRRSLV, from the coding sequence GTGTCTTCTAACGCCCACCTATGGCTTCTCATCGTTCTTAGCACCTTGTTTTGGGGCAGCAATTTTAATGCTGCCCATGAGGTGGCCAATATAGTGCCACCGCTAACGGCAGCGGCAGAGCGTTTTGCCACAGCACTGCTGTTATTCTGGGGCTTTCGTTGGTGGACGGGGAAGGCTGAGTCACAACTGCAATGGCGTGATGCGCTAACGTTAGTACCGCTTGGCTTGTTAGGCGTGTTTGGATTTAACTATGCATTTTTTATCGCGCTCCACACCACATCACCGCTAAATGCAGCCCTCATTATGGCGCTAGCCCCATTAATATCAGTATTACTGTCAGTATTTCTATTGGGATCAAAAATCAATCGCCAGCAAGCACTCGGTATTGTCATTGCGTTTATTGGTGTGAGCTTAGTGATCACTGGCGGTAACTTCGCGCAACTTCAAATTGCGGTTGGCGATTTATGGATGCTTGGCGCATGCTTTGTATGGAGCCTCTACAGCGTCGGCTCAAAACGCTATGCCCCGCATATTCCATCAATGCAATTTGCACGCTGGACCGTCAGCATTGGTGCTGTCGCCTTGATAACACTTGCCCTAATCGTAGAGCAACCACTGCATACGATTCCGCAATTATCACTTAAATCTCACGCTGTTTTACTTTATATGAGTATTTTCGGTTCCGTATTGGCTTATATATTCTGGCTCAAAGGTGTACAAGAAATTGGACCCGATAAATCAGCAATTGCCTTTAACTTCGTACCGGTGTTTACCCTACTTGTCAGTCTGATACTGGGGGTATACCCCGACGGCATACAAATATCCGGATTAGTTTTAGTACTTGCAGGGGTTTTAGCATTTAACGGGGTATTAGCAAAAATCGTCACTAGGCGGTCACTCGTTTAA